One genomic window of Salvia miltiorrhiza cultivar Shanhuang (shh) chromosome 4, IMPLAD_Smil_shh, whole genome shotgun sequence includes the following:
- the LOC131019688 gene encoding uncharacterized protein LOC131019688, translating into MFGQDLKIWILLKDDVIPFCNLEPITGNSIIAYICHSYGKMKTEGSLGRFMFVNPFTVSQNRQDSTETRARKLADRLLQALSNQLVLVPCNVGGHWILTIIDLEKDRVSLMDPISHRNKDTPWKLVVDTAMNIVNARKGKKFKKTASWEVVKGPIQPDASQCGFYVMKFMKEIITRCELNAYTSLSSMFKNVKTYTEAEIDDIREEWATFVIKHVFA; encoded by the exons ATGTTTGGGCAAGATCTAAAAATTTGGATTCTCTTGAAGGATGATGTGATTCCCTTTTGTAATCTGGAACCGATTACAGGGAACAGCATTATCGCATACATTTG CCATTCTTATGGAAAGATGAAGACAGAGGGAAGTCTTGGGAGGTTTATGTTTGTGAATCCATTTACCGTATCTCAAAATCGACAAGACTCAACCGAGACAAGAGCCCGCAAACTAGCAGACAGGTTACTTCAGGCTTTATCAAATCAGTTGGTACTCGTTCCTTGCAACGTGGG tgGGCATTGGATTCTGACAATCATTGATCTTGAGAAAGATCGTGTCTCTTTGATGGATCCAATTTCTCATCGGAATAAAGATACCCCATGGAAACTCGTCGTTGACAC TGCGATGAATATTGTGAATGCACGCAAGggaaaaaaattcaagaaaacaGCAAGTTGGGAAGTGGTTAAG GGTCCTATCCAGCCTGATGCATCTCAATGTGGATTTTATGTCATGAAGTTCATGAAAGAGATCATAACACGCTGTGAACTTAATGCCTACACGTCTCTATCATCGATG TTTAAGAATGTTAAGACATACACCGAAGCGGAAATCGATGATATTCGTGAGGAATGGGCAACTTTTGTGATAAAGCATGTGTTTGCTTGA